Below is a window of Sulfitobacter sp. SK012 DNA.
CAAAACATTTGCCACCAACGGAACAGCAGGGTCGTTGAATTCAACCTCACCCAGCGCCCGGGCCATTTCTGTCGCCGCAGGTGCCATCAGCGCGCAATGAAACGGTGCAGATACGGGCAGCAAAAGCGCACGTTTGGCTCCGGCTTCTTTTGCCAGAACAACCGCGCGTTCCACCGCCGCCTTGTGACCCGACACGACGTTTTGCGCCGGATCGTTTTCATTGGCCAGTTCGCAAACTTCGCCTTGAGCGGCGTCCTGCGCTACTTTCTCTGCCTGCTCAAAGCTTAGACCCAAAAGCGCTGCCATCGCCCCTTCGCCGACGGGCACAGCAGCCTGCATTGCGCGGCCCCGGATGCGCAACAGACGCGCGGCATCAGCAATACTGATTGATCCCGCCGCACAGAGCGCGGAATATTCGCCCAAGCTGTGGCCTGCCACATATGCCGCGCGGTCAATGCCAAGCCCTTCGGCCTCAAGCGCGCGCATCGCAGCCATGGATGTGGCCATCAACGCGGGCTGCGCGTTTTGCGTCAACGTCAGCGTCTCGATGTCGCCGTCCCAGATCATCTCACTCAGCTTTTCGCCCAACGCGTCGTCGACCTCGTCGAAAACCGCCTTAGCCGCCGGATAGGCCTCAGCCAAATCGCGGCCCATGCCAATGGTCTGTGCGCCCTGCCCTGGAAATACGAATGCGATGCTCATGGGGATCCCTTTACGTTTTTGTTGCTGCCCGGTGTACCCGCCGTAGGGGCCGCGAACAAGTATGCACGCAGGCTGTGCATCGATTGCGATTGTGAGCAGCAGCCCCCCGGTTATGTTGGCAAACACAGATCAATTCGCGGAGACGCAAGATGCCCCTTTCGAACACCGGTACCCGCTATGGCGGCGTTGCCAAAACCTTTCATTGGCTGACCGCCCTTTTGATTCTTACGCTGATCCCTGTGGCGTTGATCGCCAACCGGTTGCCGTACGAGACGGGCGAACAGCTCACGACCAAAGCGTGGTTGTTTTCGCTCCATAAAACGCTGGGGGTTACGGTATTTTTTGTGGCCCTGCTGCGCATCCTCTGGGCGATCACCCAACCCAAACCCGCACTGCTGAACGCCGATCACAAGATCGAAAGCTGGGCCGCGGAAACGGCGCATTGGTTGCTTTATGGTTCGCTGGTTTTGGCCCCCATGTCTGGCTGGATACACCACGCCGCGACTTCCGGCTTTGCCCCGATTTGGTGGCCCCTGGGACAAGGTCTGCCCTTGGTGCCAAAATCCGGAACTTTGGCCGCGATAACCGCAGGGCTGCATTCCGTCTTTACCAAAGTGATGGTCATCACAATCCTTGCCCATATCGGCGGTGCGCTAAAGCATCACGTCATCGACAAGGACGCGACATTGCGGCGGATGCTGCCGGGCCATCCGGCCCTGCCCTCTCTTGATGCTCCGCATCACAGCACGGCACCCCTGATCAGCGCCTTGGTCATCTGGGCAGCCGCTTTGGGGCTAGGTGGCGCGCTTGGGGTCTACCACGCTCACGGAGCCGCGCCGGTGGCTTTGGTGTTGGAGGATGTCGCGTCTGACTGGACCGTTGAGGACGGCAGCATTGCGATCAAAGTCACGCAGTTTGGAACAGTGGTTGAAGGTAGCTTTGCCGACTGGACCGCCACGATCAGCTTTGATGAAACCACCCAGACAGGCAAAGCTGGCACAGTAGAGGCGACAATATCAATCCCATCTCTGATCCTCGGCTCTGTCACATCGCAAGCGTTAGGCGCCGATTTCTTTGACGCTACGACCTTTCCCACGGCCGTATTTGCCGGCGATATTATGCACGCATCTGACGGGTTTGAGGCCGTTGGCACTCTGACGATCAGGGATAAATCCATTCCGCTGATCCTGCCCTTTGCACTGACGATTACTGAGAGCAACGCAGATATGTTGGGCCGTGTGACGCTTGATCGGCGCGATTTTAGCATCGGCGATAATATGGCGGATGAAAGCTCGCTCGCTTTTGCGGTGAATGTTGTGATCGCACTGACTGCAACGCAGGCGCAGTAGCACCGTCAGATCAGCGCGAGAAACTCTCGCCTGAATTTATCGCGACCACCGTCCACAAATCTTGGCTATGATCCAATCCGCACGCCGTAACCATCGCCGCAGACGCGGGGTTGTCTTGGGCGGCTTGTTCGGTTGCATGGGTCCAGCCGAACCGCGCATGGCTCTCGCGCAGGGCCAGCGCATTCACCACTTTGCCGATACCGCGGCCCTGCATCCTTTCGGACACCGAAACCATGCCCGCAAAGGCATGATGCGCCAATCTGCAGTCGGTGTGATAGCGATCAGCGACCGATGCGGCGGCCATCAACACCCCGCTTGCGTCGCGGATACAGGTGGTTAGCACGGGCACCGCTTCGGAGCGCATATAATACGCGGGATAAGGCGATACCCCGGTGGCTTCATTTAAGGCCTGAACTTGGGCGATTTCTTCGTCTGAAGGACAATCATGGAACGTGAAGCTCCACCCATCTGGCAATTGAATTTTGTCAATTGCGGCTGTGCAAGCCGACAAGACCGGGTCTTGGCCGCCAATAAATACGCGCCAAGCCGGGGTTTTCCATTCCGCACCAAGATGACTGTGCACCAGATCAACTGCCTTTTGCCGGTCCATCACCGCAAAGCCCGCCAGCCTGTCTTCTTGGGCAAACGCGCGCACATTGTCCCATCCGGTTTTGTCAGGGTCGAGAAAATGCAGGATACGCCCCCCATTTACCAAATCCGGGTTGGCAGCGATGGTCGCCTGCCGGGCTTGCAAGCGCCTTTGAAGAGCTACCGCATTCTGCGTCCCGATAAATTCCGTCATATGCCCGCTCCGATGTTGCCTCCAAGGCTGATAACATAAGAAACCCGCCAGAGAATTACTCTGACGGGCATTTTTGAAGCCAAGCTGTCTTAGAAATCCGCTGGACGAATTTATCCGGCTTTCATCGCCTCGATTGAGATTTTCACCTCAACTTCGTCGCTGACGTAAGGCGCAAAGGCACCAAGGTTGTAATCCGAGCGCAGCAACGTCGCCGTCGCATCGAACCCAGCCCACGGCTTGCCTGCCTGCGGATGATCTCCAACCTGGTTCAGTGTCGCATCCAGAACGACCGATTTCGTCACGTCGTTCATCGTCAGATCGCCGGTAATTTTAGCAGTATTTTCACCCGTCACTTCGATCCCGGTTGAGGTAAACGTGATCATGTCACCGTCTTCCGCACCAAAGAAATCGCCGGACATAAAGTGACCTTCGCGATTTTCCCAACCTGTGAACATCGACTTCACAGGCATCGACACGTTCACGGAAGATTTCGAAGGGTCTTCTTGATCAAAGGAAATCTCGCCTTCAAAGCCAGAGAACATGCCGTAGGTGTTCGAATAACCAAGGTGGTTATACGAGAAAACCACTTGGCTGTGGCTTGGGTCAAGGGTGTAGGATTCAGCGGCCATTGCCATGCTTGCAGAAGCGGACATGAGGGCGGCAATAATGAAAGATTTCAAAGGGTAACTCCGGGTGTTGATTAACATACTCGGATAAGTGGCTATGAAGTCGCGAACAGCAATTCTGCAAGGATCAACAGCATGTGCGCATTTTTGAACAGTGCGGATTTTTAGGTAGTAAGCGCAGGTAGCTTCCCAACGTTGCGCAGCGCCGGGATCAGGCTGCTGCGGACATTTGCATGTTGCGCGCACAGCTCCGCAAGGGTTTCGCCTTCGCTACTACGCAACCGAATTTGACCATCGCGCTGTATGGCACGGCCCAGATCACAAAAGCGGATACGTTCAATCAGCGCAGGTTGGCCAAAACGCGGCACGTGCATCATGCGAACCTCGGAAGCATCCACATCAACTTCGGCTGTGGGGATGGCCGGGTTGCGGCTCGCATAAAAGATAATGCCCCCTGCAAGCGCTGCGGTGGCTGACAAGGCCAGCTTAAACAACATGATGTCACTTTCCCAACTCGCGCCAGGTGCCAGCCAAAAGGTAAGCGCCAGAACCACGAGGCCAAGTGCCACGCCACGTTGCAGCCCCCGCACCACTGTCCCCGCATGTTCCCAAAACGGCGCTGTTGGCGCAATCAAAGAGGAATTGCGGGTCTGGTTGGTGGCTGATGTCATTGTGTTGTTCCTTGTTCACACTTATTAATAACTTCCTATTCAATCATGGCGGGAAAGCGGCGCGTCCGCGACGCAACTGAGATATTATCGCATAAGTTGAATTCCCCGACCGCGTTACGCTCCATTTACCTCTCTACAGCCGCCACTTGATGATCGCTGCTTGCCCCGGGCCCAAATCAGTGTATATCGGCGCTTCCTTTTGCACTTACTATGAACCGCGCAGTCTCTCGTGGGGGGGCCGCAAAAGGATCACTGCCCCGCCTTTGAAATGCGCCTTGATATAAACTGGAGTACGCATGCCGCTATATGAGCATGTCATGATTGCGCGTCAGGATTTGTCCAACACGCAAGCCGAAGGCCTTATCGAACATTTTGGCACTGTCCTGTCCGACAACGGCGGGTCACTCGTGGATCACGAGTACTGGGGCGTCAAAACGATGGCCTACAAAATCAACAAAAACCGCAAGGGCCACTATGCCTTTCTGCGCTCGGACGCCCCTGCGACGGCCGTGCAAGAAATGGAACGCCTGATGCGCTTGCATGACGACGTTATGCGTGTGCTGACCATCAAGGTCGATGCACACAAAGAACTGCCGTCGGTTCAAATGCAAAAACGTGACGAGCGCCCTGAGCGCCGTGAACGTCGTTGATTTCAGCTTGAAGAAAAGGACATAAACCATGGCTGCAAAACCATTTTTCCGCCGTCGCAAGGTCTGCCCCTTCTCGGGTGAGAACGCACCGGCGATCGACTATAAGGACACGCGTCTGCTGCAACGCTACATCTCTGAGCGTGGCAAGATCGTGCCATCCCGTATCACAGCGGTTTCCGCGAAAAAGCAACGCGAGTTGGCACGTGCCATCAAACGCGCACGCTTCCTCGCGTTGCTGCCCTACGCCGTCAAGTAAGGAGAAAGCACATGCACGTTATCCTACTTCAACGCGTTGCCAAGCTTGGCCAGATGGGCGAAGTCGTGGACGTAAAGCCTGGCTTTGCGCGCAACTATCTGCTGCCACAAGGCAAAGCGCTGTCGGCCTCAAAAGCCAACATCGAAGCCTTCGCAGGTCGCAAATCGCAACTTGAGGCCCAAAACCTCGAGACCAAAAAAGAAGCCGAACAGATGGCCGCGAAACTTGATGGACAGCAGTTCATCGTGATTCGTTCCGCTTCTGATGCGGGCGCGCTTTATGGTTCCGTCACAACCCGTGACGCATCCGAAGCCGCAACCGCCGAAGGCTTTACCGTAGACCGCAAGCAAGTCGTTTTGCTGTCGCCGATCAAATATCTCGGCGTGCACGACGTTTCTGTGGTGCTGCACCCCGAAGTCGAAGCAACCATTTGTTTGAATGTTGCACGTTCTACCGAAGAGGCAGAACTGCAGGCATCTGGCAAGTCGATCCAAGAACTCGCAGCCGAAGAAGAAGCGGCCGCGGAATTCGAGATTGCAGAACTGTTCGACGATATCGGTGCTGCGGCATCTGAGGACGACGATCTGGCCTCATCTGTATCCTCTGACGCAGGTGACGCAGCCGCGTCTGACGATCAGGACGACACCGCAGGCCGCTAAGCCCGCGACAGTCTAAAAATTGAAACGCCGCGCATATATTGCGCGGCGTTTTTTTTGTCCAAAATCTTGCGTGTATGGTTAAGACCTTGCCCGAACCGTTGCACCTCCCTGCTTGGGTGACTTTGCCGCAAGGTCTCGCGGCCCTTAAAAGCGATTTCCCGCCATCACATGCAGCCGGTTGCCGATTGTCCGCGCGCTATATCGCCTGCTGGCGTATCCCTACGATGAAACAACATCTGGAATGCGCCATGCCCCTGTTTAACCGCCGTTCAATTATCTTGCTTGCCGGTGCCGCACTGACAGGCTGCAATGCATCCCCCAAGCCAGATGTAAAACCGCTCGAGCCGCCGCTTTACCCCAACGAGACGCCAGAGCTGCGTATGCAGATTAACTTCTGGGCAGATCACTATGAACTGCCGCGCTCGTTGGTGCATCGGCTTGCGATCCGCGAAAGCACCCATAACCCAAAGGCACGCAATGGCCCCTACTATGGGCTGTTGCAAATCCTGCCCGCTACGGCACGCAGCATGGGATTTATGGGCAAGCCAAACGATCTGTTGGATGCCGACACCAACCTGGAATTCGCTCTAAAATATCTTTACGGCGCGTGGCTATTGTCTGATGGCGATCAGAGCACGGCGATTAAATGGTATTCGCGTGGATACTATTTCGAAGCCAAACGCCGCGGCATGCTGGTTGAGACAGGGCTACGGAGCGGCTAACATTCAAATTACGTCACCAGCACACACGTGCAATCTGCTGCTTTTTGGCAGACATCGACACACCAAAGGGGATTTCCATGACCATTCGATTGAACCGCCGCCATTTCCTTGCTGGCTCAGCCGGCCTTCTGGCCTTGCACCCGTTTTCTGTCCATGCGGCAGCCAATCAGGCCCATTTGCGCCTGATGGAAACGACCGACTTGCATGTGCATGTGTTCCCCTATGACTACTACGGCGACAAAGATGTCGATACCGTCGGCCTTGCCCGCACCGCCTCCATTGTCAAAGAAATCCGCGCCGAGGCGACCAATGCCCTGATGCTGGACAACGGTGACTTTCTGCAGGGCAATCCGATGGGCGACTACATCGCCTATGAGCGCGGCATGAAAGAAGGCGACATGCATCCCGTGATCCAGGCGATGAACGAAGTCGGCTATGACGCGTCCACGCTCGGCAACCACGAATTCAACTACGGCCTTGATTTCTTGATGAAATCTCTTGCCGGTGCAAAGTTCCCGGTGGTGAATGCCAACGTCGTCAAAGAGATGGGCAGTGATCCGACCAAGGACGTCACACTCGTTAAACCTTACGTCATCATCGAGCGCCAAATCACCGATGGCGCAGGCGAAACGCACCCTATCAAAATTGGTCTCATCGGATTTGTCCCCCCGCAAATCATGGGTTGGGATCGCCGCCATCTTGAAGGCAACGTCCAAACCCGCGACATCCTTGAGGCCGCGCGCGCCTATGTGCCACAGATGAAAGAAGCTGGTGCGGACATCATCATCGCCCTCTCGCACTCTGGTATCGGGTCTGCGGATGAAAGCGACATGATGGAAAATGCCTCCGTCCCCCTGGCCGCGATTGACGGGATCGACGCGATCCTGACGGGCCACAGCCATCTTGTGTTCCCCTCCGCCACCTACAGCGATTATGCCGCCGCGGACCCTAATGCGGGCACCATCCACGGTAAACCTGCGACGATGGGCGGGTTCTGGGGCAGCCACCTGGGGCTGATTGATCTGATGCTGGAACGCGATGGTGGATCATGGCGCATTGCGAGCCATAGCGCCGAGGCGCGCCCGATCTCAAAGCGCAATGAAGACCGCAGTGTCACGGCACTGGTCGAAAGCGACGCCGGCATTCTGGCAGCCGTCCAGCAAGAGCACGACGAAACGCTGAAATATGTCCGCCGCGCGGTCGGCAAAACGGACGCAAACTTGCACAGCTACTTCGCACTGGTCGCGGATGATCCGTCGGTCCAGATCGTGTCGAACGCGCAGGTCTGGTATATTGATCAGATGATGAAGGGCACTGAGTATGAGGGCCTGCCGATCCTCTCTGCGGCGGCCCCGTTCAAGGCCGGCGGTCGTGGTGGTCCTGAGTATTACACCGACGTGCCTAAGGGCGATGTGGCGATCAAGAACGTGAGTGACCTCTATCTTTACCCCAACACGGTTCGCGCGGTGAAAGTGACGGGCGCGCAAGTCAAAGATTGGCTGGAGCGTTCTGCCGGCATCTTTAATCAGGTAACGCCTGGCCAAGCCGATCAACCTCTGCTGAATGACAGCTTTCCAAGCTATAATTTCGACGTGATTGACGGCGTGACCTATCAAATCGACCTCAGCCAACCGTCGAAATTTGACAGCAAGGGCGTGCTGCTTGAGGCTGATGCGAACCGCATTGTGAACCTGAACTTCAACGGACAACCGGTTGATCCGGATGCGGAGTTCATCATTGCCACGAACAATTACCGCGCATCTGGTGGCGGTGGTTTCCCCGGAGCCAAGGGCGATACCATCGTGTTTGAAGGCCCGGATACCAACCGCGATGTGATCGTGCGCTATATCGTTGAGCAAGGCACAATCAGCCCGCGCGCAGATGCCAACTGGGGCTTTGCATCGCTGGATGACACAACCGTTTTATTCTCAACTGGCCCAAAAGCGGCGGATTATCTCGACGAAGTTAAAGGGGTTAATCTGTCTCCAGCGGGTGACGCTGAAGGCGGCTTTGCACAGTTCCGCATCGCCCTCTAAACAAAATGCGGTAGGGTTTCGATCCTGCCGCAAACCTCGCGCAAACGCAAAAGGCCGCCCCAATCCGGAGCGGCCTTTTTCATGTCTTGGCGGTGAGTTTACTCTTCTTCGAGCGCTTCAACAGCCTTTTGCAAATCGGCTTTTGTCACTACTTTGTCGGTCACATCGGACTGATCAAAGATATGGCCAACGACTTTGTCTTCAAAGATCGGCGCACGCATCTGCTGCTGCATCTGCTGGTTTTGCTGAACGAATTCAAAGAACTGACGTTCTTGACCTGGGTACTGACGCGCCTGGCCCATGATCGCTTGAGTCATCTCAGCATCGGTCACTTCGACTTTCGCCTTTTGACCCAGCTCAGCCAACAACAGGCCCAAACGCACGCGGCGCTCGGCAAGCTTCGTGTGCTCTTCTGTTGTTTCGACTTCAGGATGGTCGTGACCCTCAACTTCAGGGTTATCCTCGTGCCACAACTGATGCGCGATCTGGCCTGCTTCGGCCTCCACCAGCGACGGGGGCAATTCAAAATCAGTCAGCTTGTCCAGCTCATCAAGCAGGCCACGCTTCATCACCGCGCGGGCAGCACCAACATATTCGGCTTCCAGACGCTCAGAAATCTGAACTTTCAACGCGGCGAGGTCTTCTGCACCGAATTTGGTGGCCATCTCGTCGTTGATTTCTGCCGCAAAAGGCTCTTTGACACCTTTGATCGTGCAATCAAATGTCGCTTCCTTACCGGCCAGATTGGCGGCTTGGTAATCATCGGGGAAGTTAACAGTTACTGCTTTTTCTTCGCCATCTTTCACGCCAACAAGCTGCTCTTCAAAGCCCGGAATGAAAGAGTTGGAGCCCAGCACCAGCGGATAATCTTCGGCAGAGCCACCTTCAAATGCTTCGCCGTCAACTTTTCCGACGAAATTCATCACAACCTGGTCGCCGTCTTTGGCTTTGGAGCCTTTTTTGCGATCTTTGAAGTCTTGCGCAGATTCGGCAAGGTTCGCCAGTGATTCATCAACATCAGCGTCGTCAGCTTTTACAACCAAACGCTCCAGCTTGACCTTGCTGAAATCCAACTCGGGGATCTCGGGCAGTGCCTCATAGGACATTGTGACCTCGACGTCGTCGCCTTCTTTCCAGTCCTCGTTCGTCATCTTGACGTCGGGCTGCATGGCAGGGCGGTCGCCGGTTTTCTCAAAATGTTCGGACATCGCGCCATCGATGCTTTCCTGCATCGCTTCGCCTGTCACTTTTTGGCCAAACTGCTTTTTGAGCAGTGCCATAGGGACTTTGCCTTTGCGAAAGCCCTTCATTTCGACTTCGGGTTGCGCTTCGATCAATTTCTCATCGACCTTGGCAGCAAGTTCAGCCGCCGTCACAGTGATGGCGTAACCGCGTTTCAGACCTTCGTTCAGCGTCTCGTTGACCTGCATGTTTGCTCCATAGCGTTTGGCCGCACCAAGGGCGCGGGGCGTCAAATTTCCGCCCTTCTATTGGCGCAGCGCCAGCCATGCAAGGGGTCGTTAGGCCTGCGCGAAAATAAGCATGCGCTTGCCAACATCTGCCCCCTTACAAGGCCAGTACGGAAAGGGCCTATTTGGCCCAACAACCGCACCGCTAGTAGGGTTTCGTGAATTCTTAACTCTGCCCCTTTAGGGACAGAGCCATGTCAGAACCGCGGCGTAAGCTCAGTGGCACCCATTGCGGGTGCCCCTACTACATACCCAAGGCTTCTTTGCTATATGGTGTGATCTAAGGTTTAGATGCTTGTTTCGTTGCCTGCCACACATCTAGCCCCTTACAGAGACAGCAATTCCAATACTCAATACAAGTTCGTCTGGTGCGAGATTTTTTGGTGGGTGTACCTTAGACCCGCCCTGCCCGTTCAAGTATTGCCATGAATTCGCTGCTGAATGCGGCCAGAAGCCTATTGTCGGAACTTCCGCTTGTGGGGATATTCACACCAATTAGAGGATACCCCAAAAACGGGCATTTCGTCAGCGACACAAACCTATGAGTTTGGCCGATTCTTCGTTCGCAGTGGATGTTCCTCGCAAGCGTGTTCAGCGTCTCACTTGCTGGACAAAGTGTGAATTCGCCGCAATCGCTCCAATGACCGATTTTGTCAGGACCACAAGAATAGATTCTCCGTGAAAACATTGGCACTCTCTCGTCCGTCTCAATTGGTTTTCGCCTCTCCTAGAGATGCTCAGAAGAAGCCACGTGGGGTCAACCTATTTTCACAGGCCTCACGCTCCAAACCTTCACGGAAATCCGGATGTGCCAGCCCGATCAGAGCCTGGGCGCGTTCGGCGATGCATTTGCCCTTGAGATTGGTGATCCCGTATTCGGCTACGGCA
It encodes the following:
- the fabD gene encoding ACP S-malonyltransferase; translation: MSIAFVFPGQGAQTIGMGRDLAEAYPAAKAVFDEVDDALGEKLSEMIWDGDIETLTLTQNAQPALMATSMAAMRALEAEGLGIDRAAYVAGHSLGEYSALCAAGSISIADAARLLRIRGRAMQAAVPVGEGAMAALLGLSFEQAEKVAQDAAQGEVCELANENDPAQNVVSGHKAAVERAVVLAKEAGAKRALLLPVSAPFHCALMAPAATEMARALGEVEFNDPAVPLVANVLATGVSDSVQIRGLLVDQVTGQVRWRTSVEWMVSQGVTEFWEIGAGKALSGMIRRIHKEATLRNIGGSADVVSAKDA
- a CDS encoding cytochrome b/b6 domain-containing protein, which gives rise to MPLSNTGTRYGGVAKTFHWLTALLILTLIPVALIANRLPYETGEQLTTKAWLFSLHKTLGVTVFFVALLRILWAITQPKPALLNADHKIESWAAETAHWLLYGSLVLAPMSGWIHHAATSGFAPIWWPLGQGLPLVPKSGTLAAITAGLHSVFTKVMVITILAHIGGALKHHVIDKDATLRRMLPGHPALPSLDAPHHSTAPLISALVIWAAALGLGGALGVYHAHGAAPVALVLEDVASDWTVEDGSIAIKVTQFGTVVEGSFADWTATISFDETTQTGKAGTVEATISIPSLILGSVTSQALGADFFDATTFPTAVFAGDIMHASDGFEAVGTLTIRDKSIPLILPFALTITESNADMLGRVTLDRRDFSIGDNMADESSLAFAVNVVIALTATQAQ
- a CDS encoding YceI family protein, which translates into the protein MSASASMAMAAESYTLDPSHSQVVFSYNHLGYSNTYGMFSGFEGEISFDQEDPSKSSVNVSMPVKSMFTGWENREGHFMSGDFFGAEDGDMITFTSTGIEVTGENTAKITGDLTMNDVTKSVVLDATLNQVGDHPQAGKPWAGFDATATLLRSDYNLGAFAPYVSDEVEVKISIEAMKAG
- the rpsF gene encoding 30S ribosomal protein S6 produces the protein MPLYEHVMIARQDLSNTQAEGLIEHFGTVLSDNGGSLVDHEYWGVKTMAYKINKNRKGHYAFLRSDAPATAVQEMERLMRLHDDVMRVLTIKVDAHKELPSVQMQKRDERPERRERR
- the rpsR gene encoding 30S ribosomal protein S18; protein product: MAAKPFFRRRKVCPFSGENAPAIDYKDTRLLQRYISERGKIVPSRITAVSAKKQRELARAIKRARFLALLPYAVK
- the rplI gene encoding 50S ribosomal protein L9, whose product is MHVILLQRVAKLGQMGEVVDVKPGFARNYLLPQGKALSASKANIEAFAGRKSQLEAQNLETKKEAEQMAAKLDGQQFIVIRSASDAGALYGSVTTRDASEAATAEGFTVDRKQVVLLSPIKYLGVHDVSVVLHPEVEATICLNVARSTEEAELQASGKSIQELAAEEEAAAEFEIAELFDDIGAAASEDDDLASSVSSDAGDAAASDDQDDTAGR
- a CDS encoding transglycosylase SLT domain-containing protein, whose amino-acid sequence is MPLFNRRSIILLAGAALTGCNASPKPDVKPLEPPLYPNETPELRMQINFWADHYELPRSLVHRLAIRESTHNPKARNGPYYGLLQILPATARSMGFMGKPNDLLDADTNLEFALKYLYGAWLLSDGDQSTAIKWYSRGYYFEAKRRGMLVETGLRSG
- a CDS encoding bifunctional 2',3'-cyclic-nucleotide 2'-phosphodiesterase/3'-nucleotidase — its product is MTIRLNRRHFLAGSAGLLALHPFSVHAAANQAHLRLMETTDLHVHVFPYDYYGDKDVDTVGLARTASIVKEIRAEATNALMLDNGDFLQGNPMGDYIAYERGMKEGDMHPVIQAMNEVGYDASTLGNHEFNYGLDFLMKSLAGAKFPVVNANVVKEMGSDPTKDVTLVKPYVIIERQITDGAGETHPIKIGLIGFVPPQIMGWDRRHLEGNVQTRDILEAARAYVPQMKEAGADIIIALSHSGIGSADESDMMENASVPLAAIDGIDAILTGHSHLVFPSATYSDYAAADPNAGTIHGKPATMGGFWGSHLGLIDLMLERDGGSWRIASHSAEARPISKRNEDRSVTALVESDAGILAAVQQEHDETLKYVRRAVGKTDANLHSYFALVADDPSVQIVSNAQVWYIDQMMKGTEYEGLPILSAAAPFKAGGRGGPEYYTDVPKGDVAIKNVSDLYLYPNTVRAVKVTGAQVKDWLERSAGIFNQVTPGQADQPLLNDSFPSYNFDVIDGVTYQIDLSQPSKFDSKGVLLEADANRIVNLNFNGQPVDPDAEFIIATNNYRASGGGGFPGAKGDTIVFEGPDTNRDVIVRYIVEQGTISPRADANWGFASLDDTTVLFSTGPKAADYLDEVKGVNLSPAGDAEGGFAQFRIAL
- the tig gene encoding trigger factor, which codes for MQVNETLNEGLKRGYAITVTAAELAAKVDEKLIEAQPEVEMKGFRKGKVPMALLKKQFGQKVTGEAMQESIDGAMSEHFEKTGDRPAMQPDVKMTNEDWKEGDDVEVTMSYEALPEIPELDFSKVKLERLVVKADDADVDESLANLAESAQDFKDRKKGSKAKDGDQVVMNFVGKVDGEAFEGGSAEDYPLVLGSNSFIPGFEEQLVGVKDGEEKAVTVNFPDDYQAANLAGKEATFDCTIKGVKEPFAAEINDEMATKFGAEDLAALKVQISERLEAEYVGAARAVMKRGLLDELDKLTDFELPPSLVEAEAGQIAHQLWHEDNPEVEGHDHPEVETTEEHTKLAERRVRLGLLLAELGQKAKVEVTDAEMTQAIMGQARQYPGQERQFFEFVQQNQQMQQQMRAPIFEDKVVGHIFDQSDVTDKVVTKADLQKAVEALEEE
- a CDS encoding acetyl-CoA hydrolase/transferase C-terminal domain-containing protein, producing the protein MMYAVAEYGITNLKGKCIAERAQALIGLAHPDFREGLEREACENRLTPRGFF